The following coding sequences lie in one Arachis ipaensis cultivar K30076 chromosome B05, Araip1.1, whole genome shotgun sequence genomic window:
- the LOC107640676 gene encoding uncharacterized protein LOC107640676 codes for MYQRHPTHKGCQFSRFLEIFKKVQINIHFAEALEKMPLYAKFLKELMTKERNWGEKETLVLTEECNAIIQKKLPQKMKDLGSFQIPYIIGDINIEKALCDLGASINFMSLSMMKRMRIEEAKPTRMTLQLADRTFKFSHGVVEDLLVKVGEFIFPADFVVLDMEEEANASFILENHS; via the coding sequence ATGTACCAAAGGCACCCTACCCACAAAGGCTGCCAGTTTTCTAGGTTCTTGGAGATCTTTAAGAAGGTTCAAATTAACATACATTTTGCTGAAGCACTAGAGAAAATGCCACTATATGCCAAGTTCTTAAAGGAACTCATGACTAAGGAAAGAAACTGGGGAGAAAAGGAAACTCTAGTGCTCACAGAAGAATGTAATGCCATTATACAAAAGAAGCTTCCCCAAAAGATGAAGGACCTTGGGAGCTTCCAAATCCCATACATCATAGGGGATATTAATATTGAGAAAGCATTGTGTGAcctaggagccagcatcaacttTATGTCCCTATCCATGATGAAGAGAATGAGAATTGAAGAGGCCAAACCAACAAGGATGACACTCCAACTAGCTGATAGGACATTCAAGTTTTCCCATGGAGTGGTGGAAGACTTGTTGGTAAAGGTGGGAGAGTTcatattcccagcagattttgtagtGCTCGACATGGAGGAAGAGGCCAATGCATCATTCATATTGGAAAACCATTCCTAG